The Nematostella vectensis chromosome 6, jaNemVect1.1, whole genome shotgun sequence region gaggcctgctacggctctgttgTTTAGAGTACTACTATAGGTGAGGTTATAAGGATTTTAACATGATTCAGAAACGAAAATCTGGGACTTGAGATACCTTGGTAAGGCAATGGACATGTCATCTGCGAATCGAACTCGTTCAGTTATCAGCGAAATCGGAGGGTTTTCGGGTGTAATTCGCAAACTCGAGGAGTTATCGGGATATGGTTGGCGAACTCGGGGAGTTATCGAAATATGATCTAGCTGCGTGGTGACGTCAGTCATGAGGGGAACCTCTATACCCCCTTACTCACTCATACAGCACTCCACGATATGGCCGCTTTACAAAATCTCACTCTTTCAGAAAATTCTGACTTGAGAGGTGTGCGAATGGCATTATTCTTAAGTGCCTACATCTCAGAgctagacgccatattgaaaattacccaaaaAGCCCTGAGGGCGGGGTTACACAAGAGCATTTTTGCCTCAAAAAGTTGCAAGCATGGCTAGAAACAAAGGCGAAGAACTTATCAAGAAATTAAACTTAGAGCCGCATCCTTATGGTGGCTATTACAGGCCTTTGCATCGATCTGTAGAATGCGTGGCACCCGCAGATGGAAGAGGTCCTAGGTCAGCCACAACCTCGATTTATCTGGTAATGCAACACGGGGACATAGACCCGTGGCATAGAATGAAATCAGAAGAGACCTTCTTCTATCATAAGGGGTGCTCTCTACGGCTGTACATCCTTACAGATGACGGCAAACTCGATTCGCGTGTCGTGGGGGATGGGATGTCGTACGAAGATGCGTCTTTTGCTGTTGTTATCCCGGCGAATACATGGTTTGCAGGGGAACTTGCTCACGAAGACGCCGACTCGTATGGCTTCTTCTCAGTCTCTGTTAGCCCTGGCTTTGATTTTTCTGACTCAGAAATCGGTAAAAGTGATATGCTATGTGAATTGTATCCAATTCACTCTGAGATCCTAAAGCGGTTAGAGCTTAAACCGCAGCCGGAAAGTCAAGATAAAGATGAAAGTGCAGAATGAAGACGGTAATTTATCGAACAATTATCATAACATTTTACACCTAATAAGAATAGAGAAATGGAATTAAATCGTAAATAATATCGTCGCCTTCTGAGAAAGAGCTAAGTTCTTTTAAACAATACTGTATATGGTGAAACCTAggaaataataattatctgaCTAACCAAATAGTGTAAAGCCTGGTTTCCATAAAGTGGTAAAGAGGGTCGTAACAGTCGTCTAGGATTTGCCCCCCCTACCACCCCCAACCCCCGCATAGAACAACTACTCGTGTAGGTTAGGCAAAGTAAAATTATAACTTGTTTATCGTCCTGATAAGGTCAAAATAGGGAGCATGAGGcccttttatttattattttttatttatttttctccttGGTTTATCAAAGATTTGTACAATTCACAAAGGAAATTCCCCTGATGTTGCGAACAGGTAAaaaatagttagaaaaaaccTAAGAACGGGAACGTCTGCCTTTATTTCAATGTCCAGGCATTGCTAACACACAAAATTTGAACTTCTGAggaacaaacaatcaaaaaaGCATcagaaataattaaataaaaaataataacaattttgATGCGCCCTCGAAAAATGATGCGGGCGGGGACAataaacatcttttttttacttggcctCTGGGTAAAGATCTCTTGTTTATGGGCAGAATGCTGAAGGAGTAGCCCCATTGACTGCCAGGTGatagataatatttttttgcagaCGATCGGCATGACCCTTACGACTGTTACGACTATATGGAACATGATCCAGGTTGTTTTATCCCTTTTGAGCATTCTGTTTTGGTGGTCCTATCAAGTAAAAACATCATTTCTACAGAAATCAGAAACAAATGAGAAACTGATTGTCAAATAACCAAAAAACTCACTGTgtaaagtaaaataaataaaaatgcaaCACTTCTAGTTGACATTGGGATCAATTTACAAACATGATTGTAATGGTGGTAGCGGACATGCAAGTTGTCTTTCACATTGGAAATTCAAATTGTCATGTCAAACCCAATGTTGTCAATACTTGTCTTGTCATACCTTATTGTACtatattttgtaaaagaaatgtttttcGTTGGTTCAAAAAACTTGAGTTTGGGGGCAAAGTTATTTCCTATGGCaactaaattttaaaaaaacacagcttTGTTTCTTGAGAACTTCATTTACATAACACACAAAAATCAGTAAATGAACAAATGCATCATTGTgcatatttacattgaagctggtaaaataaaaataataacataagtGTTActcctgggtaccagaggctccaagcttcactacCAAAAAGCAGCAAACCAGCGACAAAGCAAAGCAGTTTGCTCTTagactctggtacccagggtgcaTAAGTTCTTGATCGTCTAATCAATTTCTAGGGTGCACTGTATGTATGTAAATGGGAGTGCGGAACTGATAATTGAGACGTGTATAATAAACATTCAAATGTAGGAAATGGCAAGGAAAGCACCACTAGTCCAATAAGATCATGCCAGTCAAGCAGGTCTTGATAGCacctttgtttgttttgagaGAAATTCTCTTGATAGGTTATTGACAGCCAAACTGGGAGGCCTTGGAAGATGTAAGGAGGCCTAGTTTTATGACAATACACATCAATTCattcatatttatttattcgaaACTATTATTTTCATCAAAATTACATCCTTCTTTTGATCATAttttaaatgctttttttaagTACTAAAAATATATGGCAATtgaaatatatttgttttttcttacCAAGAGTAACTAGAGAGTATTTAATTAACACTGTCTTAACGTTCAACCAATAGTTCAGAATTATTCCTATAGGTGATCATATAGTGACTGCACATGAAAATATTTCctgttttatctttttttaatagagTCATGAAGTCCTATTTATTAGGTCTGCTATGCCTTAGGGTGTCTATTCACAGGACATCATTTATGAATTGAAAACATCAAGAAATGGGGCAATAGGGTTCTGGAAAACCTAAAACATCTAGTATTAAGGGTAAAAAGTTCAGCTACTCCTATTATGTCATCAGCCTACCAGTGTTTGTTTATGTGGTTAATCAAGGTACATCATGACGCATTCATGCATGGTGAGCTACATCAACGTTTTAACGTTTAATTTTCtcaatttttaaatttttaaacgTCCTCTAAACTGCTCATAGGAGTAGTATTGACAATCATGAGAAGTGTGCAATAAAGTTTCAAGATTCGCTGTTAAAGCCTACCCTAATAATATGCATGCGGCTTGCAAGGGGAGTTCCTTAAAACTCAGATAAATTTATCTACTGATAGGAGTTATTCGTAgtttaaattattttcataGTGGTGGATAGGTATCCAACCAATAAAAATTTGTTCCTGAAAGCATAGTTATCCCTTGGATAACAAAACTGGTTTAATTATGCAAACTTTCTATACTTTTATGTAACACCCTATCCTTAAGTGCTGTAGCAGGACTCGAATTATTGGGTGGGTGGCACattacagaaacattaagaaaatattttgggcCACAGCCACGCCCCCTTCAGTTCATTTCCTTatagttttagaaaatattcgggggggggggcacatacTCCCAGTGGCCCACCCCCTGTAACTCTCTACCACCGCCACAGGCTATCTAGAATATTTTTGTGCTGATATGGTATTCAGAGGAGCGGAGTCACTGGTTTCGTCCTCAAAGTCATCATCCGGTATATTGTCATTCCCAGGCTGGTCTGTGCTCAAGGTTTGTAGGGGCGGAACATGGTGTCTCCGCAAGTAGATTTCCCGGGCCGCCTGTGTAAGTAtcagaacaataaaaaaaggatgTTATGGGGAGATTTATGGGGAGATTATTTCTCCTTTTTTAGATGACTATTATAAACTACAAAAAACACCCTTGAAGACGCAAGCCAAGTAAAGTGGAACTTGGAAATATCCTCCAAAAAGACGGCGCGCAAGGGTTCACGGACAGTGAGAAGCAAGACAATGCAAAGCAATGCATGTTGGACCGTCACAAGAGCTCCGTGGTCCTTTGCACgccgcgtgttttttttttttttttttttaacagaggCGATGCTGGGGACGAGAAAAATACCCTCCCAGAATTCCAGATCCTGAGAAATCTGAGCACCAATTAGATCCTTATTAGGGGAGTCATACATCCGAGTGTAATATAATTTATGCGTTTTCCCCACATTGCACTTTTCAATCGAAGACCGAGGGGGGTTGAGCCCTTTGAACCCTCCTTCTAGATACGCTACTGTCATGGAGCGAATACATAGAAACAGAAATTGCTACAAGACTAACGGGGGTTTCAGTGGATTGCTTAGCACGTGAGGAAGGCGATGCGTGACACAAAGAGCGGCCCCTTGTCTTTTTTATGTACGAGTTGCCGAGGTCGAATTATCCAGCTGGTCAAACACTGCTTTACCTCGATCACAGTCGGCGGGGCCTCGTCCGACCCGCGCGCAGACTCCTGGGATAGAAACGCGGTCGAGCGGTAATGATACCGCTGGATGTACAGATAGAAGGCGCAGGTAAGAAACGGTAATGGTAGAACAAGAAACGGAATGATGACAATTTTTTTGAGGCCAAAGTACCCAACCATGAGGAAGTGGAATAGGAGAAGACTCGCGATCATCcttaaagaataaaaacaaacatcaatagtataactcATCGTTATTAAACTTGCAAGCGCATTGCCTGTTTTTCTAAGTCTTGCTAGCTGTCGTCGATAAAATTTGTTTGTCCACTTACTACTTATAAAAGAGTTGTGATAGTTGAAAGAAGGTGCTGGGGTTTCTTAGGTTTTTTACTTGCAGAAAAAGCTGACAGTACTTAGGTTTCTTAGAGACAAAAGCCTTCATTGAAGAGGTCCGTTTACAAGAGAGTGGATTTCTTTAGGAAAATTGATTTTGTTACAAGTGGATGAAAATGGTGCAACATCGTTTGAATTTGTGGAACATCTATGAAATTTTGCATAGTGATAGAGAATCGTGCACTGAACAATTCTCAATAtggaccccccccccaaaaaaaaagtgaaCTTATAATTTAAACTTTACAAAAATTAATTATCCGTGACCCCTCAATAAAACCGATACATTTCAAGCTATGGTCAAGAAACTTTACCGAGTGATGGATATTAACATAATTTACGTTTTCATGAAAAAGTAAACCACTCAGCTTTGGAACTTACAGTTTAAGAGATtgaataaatcattttttttatcggcGTTTAAATCAATTCTATTTGGTGCAAAATCTTTAAACTCAAAATTGTAGAACTTCACAATATGACTTCATTAACGATATGGAACCACGTCCAGAGGAGCAGAGCACTTTAGTTCTACAGTAATTCTACCTGAAGTATTTAAGAAAATGACAGTTTGAGGCCTACAGGTAAAACTGTAGACATACCTTTTTGtgagtatatatatatagatatatatatatagataatCCATCACTGGGCCAAGTTTCAAAAGATGTTCCACAAAATCTGAAGGATCCGCCACATCTCGTTCACGATTTCCCTGAACTAAGATAGTTTTATCTGTTGTCCTTTCTTTCTTATACAGAATACATTCATATAACGGACCTCCATTAAGTAAACCTTGTATAAAACGGACACTCTTTGAAGTCCAACGGTTATCATACTAGGTAAGATACTAACTTTGAGAATACGACCGGCCAGAGCTGTCCACCTGAGTTATAGGTGGGCACGTAAACACAGACGATTTGATAGGTCCACACACAGTAGCTCAGCGTGAAATAGAGAACAACGAATGGCGCGACAAGGGGGGCGAGGACCGAGAAACAGATGCCGATCGTGAACACGTGCAGATTCTCCGAGCtctgtaaaaataaaacgacatcgaaaacaaaaacattaacaCATTACATCTAAAACAGACAACCCCAAACATGCAAAGCACTGCGCTCTTTATCCTTCTTTGGCCACTCCCCTTAAGACACCCACCCAAACACTGTCTATATAGGTGGCCAAAGCTCTTTTTTGTCTTGGTTTGATAACACGCTTGCGACAAAAAATGTTGCTTTGTTTTGTGCCGTACATCGGATAACTGGACGTTAATCCTTTAACCCATGAGACTAATTCTTTTACCATGGAACTTATCTTTTTACCATTTGACTAATCCTTTTACCTTGGAACTTATCTTTTTACTATGTGACTAATCCGTTTAACATGTAACTAATCCGTTTTCCATGTGACTAATTCATTTACCATGTGACTAATCCGTTTACCATGTGACTAATTCATTTACCATGTGACTAATCCGTTTACCATGTGACTAATTCATTTACCATGTGACTAATCCGTTTACCATGTAACTAATCCGTTTTCCGTGTGACTAATTCATTTACCATGTGACTAATCCGTTGACCATGTGACTAATCCGTTTACCATGTAACTAATCCGTTTACCATGTGACTAATCGGTTTTCCATGTAACCAATTCGTTTATCATGTAACTAATCCGTTTTCCATGTGACTAATTCATTTACCATGTGACTAATCCGTTTACCATGTGACGAATTCATTTACCATGCGCCAGTACCGGTCAGCGGTACTTAGTTATGTTACGTTCACCAAATCCTGCCTCgtctccgccatcttgttttgctGTGTTACGATACTGGCTTTGGTTCTCTGTTGATTAAAGCGTTTCCAAGTTGTGTCCTAGTTTGTGGTCTTATTCAACTGGCGTGGTGGCAGCTGGATTTCGTCCCTTCGTCTCTTTCgccaaaaaaaatcacagaatAGAACAGCAAACGCCGCTGTGACAGCACAACTTATTTACCGAAGAAATGGCTGCTACTCACAGAGCACCAAAACAATGGAGCCTATCTAAAACCGAAACTATCACCAGTTTTGAAAA contains the following coding sequences:
- the LOC5505387 gene encoding uncharacterized protein LOC5505387 produces the protein MARNKGEELIKKLNLEPHPYGGYYRPLHRSVECVAPADGRGPRSATTSIYLVMQHGDIDPWHRMKSEETFFYHKGCSLRLYILTDDGKLDSRVVGDGMSYEDASFAVVIPANTWFAGELAHEDADSYGFFSVSVSPGFDFSDSEIGKSDMLCELYPIHSEILKRLELKPQPESQDKDESAE